DNA from Alphaproteobacteria bacterium SS10:
CATATAGGGCAGGAGCCCGAGCTCAACCCCAAGCGCTTGCCCGACGATCCAAACCGCGACGCCATTGGCGGCGTTATTGATCAGGCCAGCGCTGCCCAAGATAACAACCAGCCGTCGCGAGCGGATGACCCGGCGCATATCGGCAAATACTCGGCCAACAATCCATGCATTGAGCAATCGCGATAACAGGCCGGGCAGTTTCTGAAACGCCGCGATCTCTGCCAGCCAGGCAATCAGCAGGGCACCGGCAAACCCACCGACAACGAAGGTGACAAACAGCCAGATCAAGCTGCTCTCAGTCAGGGCAAGGGTTAGGGGGATCAGGCCGATCGCCGCCACAATGATCAAGCAGACAACGGCGGTGTAGCGCTCCACCAATACGCTGGAGACGGCGGGTTGCCAATCCAGTCCGGCACGCTTGGCCACCACCACGCGGTAGCCATCACCACCGATAGAGGAGGGTAGGCATTGATTGAAGAAGGTGGCGATGAAGGCCTGCTTTAACGCCCAACGAAGGTCTTTGATCAGGCCCAGGGCACTAAGCAGTGCATGCCAGCGGTAGCCCATGCCGAAACTCTGCACTAGCAGCACCGTACCGGCTAGCAGCAGGGCGGGGATTAGGTCAAAGCTAAGGATGCTAGCCATCCAGCCAAGATCAGCCTGATTGAACAAAAGGATGATCAGGCCGACCGAGACCACGACTTTCAGGCCGAAAACCAGCCAGGCTGGCGGCCGCCATCTACTCGTCGCGGTTTCAGTCATTGGAGGGTGTTACCGTGCCAGGATGCCAGCGGCTGGGCAGCCACCAAAATCGGTGCCTGGCTTCATCATGTCGAGCGCCTGACCAAAGATGCCTGGGTCAACATTGCCGCCGGAACAGACGGCGACGACAACCTTATCCTTGATATCGATCCGGCCACTTAAGACGGCGGCAAGCGCCGCGGCGCCACCTGGTTCAACCACAATCCGGAAGAAGTGGAAGGCGGTCGCCATGGCGTGCAGAACCTCAGCATCTGAGACGGTAAGGCTGCCCTTGGCGAGGCGGCGGAGTACGGTCCAGGTCAGTTCACCCGGTGCCGCTGTCATGATGCTGTCGCAGATAGAACCAATCAGCTTGTCATTGGTAAGCCGCTCTCCAGAGCCGAGTGAGCGCTGAAGATCGTTAAACTCATGCGGTTCGGCACCATATATTTCGGTGTCCGGGCTGGTCGCCGCCATGGCGGTCGCAATACCGGCCAGCATACCGCCGCCGCCCATTGGGGCGATCACGGCATCGGCCTCAAGGCCCTGTTGGTTCAGCTGGTCGGTAATTTCCAGGCCCATGGTCCCTTGGCCTGCCATGACATGCCAATCATCATAGGGACGGATTAGAACCGGGTTGGTCTTATCAATAATGCGCTGGGCGACTTCCTCGCGCTGCTCACCATTCGGGCGGTCATAGGTCAGGACCTCAGCACCCCAGGCAACGGTGTTGCGCAGCTTAAGCTGCGGCACATCAACCGGCATGATGATGGTGGCTTCGGTGTTCAGCATATTGGCCGCTGCTGCCATACCCTGGGCATGGTTGCCGGAAGAGTAGGCGATGACACCGCGTGGGCGGTCGGCTGGGCTCAACTGCGCGATTGAGTTGTAGGCACCACGGAACTTAAAGCTGCCGGTCTTCTGTAGGCATTCGGCTTTAATGAACAGGCGCCCGCCAAGGATCTTATCCAGCATGGGCACGTTCAAGAGCGGCGTACGCTCTGCCACGCCTTCAAGACGGTGCGCGGCCGCACGGATCGCGGCAATCGACAGGCCTGCCGTCGCCTTAAACGGGATTGTTTCGATAGTCTCTGGATTGGTTAGCATAGTGCTGACCTCCGCTTACGTGCCATGTGCCGATTGGCTGGCTGATGTCGCGGGTGTTTCCATATTTTGCTGTTCGTTATCCATTAATCGGTGATCTACCCGTTCCAAGAAAGCCGCAATATTCTCACGGACGATGGGTTCACGCAAAGAGGGAGTATGCGCCCTGTTATCCACCGTGATCGCGGTGATGTTTGGCAGGTTTTCCGCCATTTCTTTGAAGGTCTCGGGCAGCAGCGCGTCTGAATTGGCGCCGCGCAGGGCCAAAACCTCACGATCGCCAAGGGCTTTAAACAGGGCCCAGAGGTCAAAACCATCTTCCCGGTTGGTAATTGTCTCAACCAGCCTTGTGTCCCAGCTCACATGCAGGAGGCCATCATCACCGGCGGTAAAGCTGCCCTCGGCTAGGTCACGCCAATCCTGGTCTTCTTCGAAGCCAAGATGGGCAAACTGGGTCTTAAGGTCGTGGATCGCCGTTTCCCAATCCGGCTTGGGGTGATCCTGTCCTAGGTAATCGACAATCCGTTCTAGCGCGGTATTACCGAAATCTGGGCCGGCATCATTGATCACGGCAGCCCTAACCAGGGTTGGGCTTAACACCGCCAATCCCATCGTCAGAAACCCACCGAGTGAGGTGCCAACCACGATCAGGTTGTGCAGGTTTAAGGCGGTGGTTAGGGCCAGAACATCGCCCAACATGCGCGGTGGTTGATAGCGCTCCGCATCCTCAGCCCGATCAGAGTCTCCACGCCCAATATAGTCGGGGCAGATCACCCGGTGATTTGGTTTCAACCAGAGGGCCAAATCATGGAAGTCCCTAGAATTTCGGCTCAACCCGCCAAGGCATAGAATGGTCGGGCCGGGGGCTTGGGCGCTGCCATAGTCACGGAAGGCAAGGCGCAAGCCATCACCAACGGTGATGTACCGCTGCTCAAATCCTGTTTGCGGTGTTGGGTCCAGCTTGCTGGTCATACTGCCTCCAGACCCAAAACTGCGGGCAACCCATCCATTGAATTTATGATGGCCTTAGGGCGGGCGGGTAGCCGCTCAACCGGTAGTCCCGCCCGGTTAATCCAGGCAACTTGGAAGCCAAAACCGGCCGCCCCAGCGGCATCCCAGCCATTGGAGGAGAGGAAACAAATCTCTGACGGACCAACGCCAAACGCATCGCAGGCCATCTGATAGGTCCGATGGTCAGGCTTGAAGATGCCCACATCATCGACCGATAGAACATGATCCAACAGGTGCTGGAGATTGGCATTCTCAACGCCGCTCGCCAGCATGTTTTTGGAACCATTGGAGAGGATTGCGGTGCCGTGTCCAGCCGCACGAAGGCGTTCCAATACCGGTGCCACATCCGCATAGGCGTCTAGGCCACGATAGCCCTCCATCAGGCTCGACCGTAGCTCGTCATCATCGATGCCCAGCTGCGCCATCGCGTAATCCAGCGCCTCGGCCGTCACTTGCCAGAACGGTGTGTATTCATCGGTGAGGGAGCGCAGCCAAGTGTACTGCAACTGCTTAGCGCGCCAGATATCACCGAGCGGACCGGCCTTATCACCTAGTGATGCGCTTAAGCGATCGGTTGCCGAGACGAGGTCGAAGATCGTGCCATAGGCGTCGAACACGCAGGCACGGATACCGCTGATGATTGGTTGGTTCCCCATACGTCCCCGACCGACTAACGCAACAGATCGTTGTCGATGGTAACGTAGCCTTTACCGCCGCCCATCCGGGCCCGGTAAACCTGGGTCGCCTCTAACACGCGCTGCACGTAGTTGCGTGTCTCGCGATAGGGCAGGCGCTCAATCCAATCGAGGACATCGACCGCGCGAAGCCGTGGATCGCCATAGCTCTCAATCCACTCATCAACCCGAGTGGGGCCAGCGTTATAGGCGGCAACGGCGAGGACGTAGGATCCGTCAAACCGCTCGATCAGACCGTTCAGATAGATCATGCCCATCAGCACGTTGTGGTCGGGGCGGGTCAGCAGCCAAGTGGTGTTATGCGGGCGGCCAGACTCACGGGCCACTTGCTGTGCGGTGGCTGGCATCAACTGCATCAGCCCCAGGGCGCCAACGCGGCTGCGGGCGAGGGGGTTAAATCCACTCTCCTGCCGGATGATGGCGTGGATTAGTGGCGTTTCCACAATTGGCTCGGTGCGGAAGTCCAGGGTTGGATAGCCAAGTTCAGCCAGCTGATAGCCATCCTTCGCTGCTTCTTTGGCGGTTTTGATGGCCTCGCTTGGCCGCTTCAGCGCCATGGCAAGCTCACCGATCATCCGGTAATCGGATTCATCGGCAGCCGTCTTGCGCAGCATCGACATGAAGATCGGCACCTGGCTCGACGCATTATCGCCAATCTGGTCGAGTGCGCTGACGAGGCGGACAAATTCATTCCGGCTAAAAGCCTGACGCCGCTCACGATCAACCTGTGGCTCCTCACGGAGATCTAGGACCGCTGGCGTCGTCTGACCATTCAATCGCTGCAGCCGGTTCGCGGCCAGTTGGCCGTAGAAGGTCGTGTTGAAGCCAGAGGCAATCGCATACCACTCAAACGCACCATTGGCGTCGAGGGAGGCCTCAGCAGCCCGGCCGGCCCAATAGCTGCCACGGGCTTTGCTGATCGGTGTTTGAACATTGTCATAGAGGCGCTTGAAATGCGCGGCGGCCAAAGATGGCTTTTCAAGCAGGCGGAGGGCAATCCAACCGGATAGCCACTCAAGATTGGCAAACTCCAACCCTGGCTCAAACTCATGATCGGCAGCGATCTTGTAAGCCATGCCCGGAACGCCAGCGTCGAGCATGCGGCGCGCCATAATATCCCGTTCGGCCCACCAAACGACCTGGGGCTTATCATCCCGACCAGGAACGCTTTCAGCAGCAAGGGTCAGAAGCTCAGCCGCGCCGTCGTTCAAATCACGCTTACGTCGCCAGCGTGCCCGTTCAAACATCAGGCCGGGGTCATTGCGCAGGTGGCTTGGCACCCGGTTTATGGCGGCATCGACACCTGGGCTCTGTTCTGCCAGACGCAGGCGGGCCGTTTGTAACAGCTGCTCTTCCCGCGGCAGGTAGCGAAGCATGGCCGATGCAGCTTCGTAATGCCCGGCCCAGATTAGGCGGTCACCACGGGCCGTATGATCAGCCTTGGTCAAATGGGCGCCATAGCTTTTGAGGTAGCTACGTTGCTGGCTGGTTGGCACGGGCCCATCAATCCAGCGCTGGCGGATGGTTGTGCGCGCCTCGTCTTTGAGGTTCTTGTCCAGCAGCGCATCGGCATAGCGGCGGGTGCCATCTAGAGTCTGCGGCGGGTTTGCCCGGAACCACGCGATGATCTGATCATTGCTGAAGCCATCGGGCAGGGTTGTTTCAGCGGCGCGGCGTAGGCTGCGCTGGCCCGGCCAGTCGCGATGCTGATCTAAGAACCGTTCAATATCTGCAAAGCGTTTGGAACGGCTATCGGCCTTGGTTAGGCGCAGCCAGTTAATCAGCTTGGCCACATCGCCATTATTGGCCTGCTGCGCCAAACGATACGCCTCATCCCAGCGTTCCCGGTCTAAGGCTTTGAAGGCGGCCCGATAGACCCGTCGATCCTCAGAGCTCAATTTCGGCAGCATCAAGCCAAGCAGGGTATCCGCCTGGCCCGTGATGGTGGCACGACCCGATGAGGCCCCTGGCTTTGGTAGCGGCAGCGGTGGGCCGACCCAGCGGGCATGGGGTGGTTTAGCCGAGGGGGTGCTGAGCGCACTGGTACCGAAACTTGGCTTCTCGCCAGGCACAGGAACATTGGCCAATGCTGGGGCGCTGATAAACAGTGTTAAGGCAAATGCACTAACTGCAGCGCTGATCGGCTTGCTGAATAGGGGGGACGGCACTAAGGTGCGCGCCACGCAGCGCTTGGCCATCGATAGCCAGGCGTTGTTCGCGAAAGAGGCCTTAAGGATCGCCGCCATGTTTACCGGTTCCATCCCCGCATTGATTACCCCGTTCACCGAAGAGAACGAGTTGGACGCTGATGGTTTCCAATCTTTTGTCGATTGGCAAATCAAAGAAGGGTCAAATGGTGTTGTGCCATGCGGCACCACGGGTGAATCACCCACGCTTGGCCATGAAGAGCACGAGCGGGTCGTTGAGTTGTGCGTTGAGGCAGCCAATGGTCGGGTGCCTGTTATTGCCGGTGCGGGGTCGAATTCCACGGCTGAAGCCATTCGTTTTTCGAAACATGCTGAGCAGGCCGGTGCGGACGCTCTGCTGATCGTGACACCATACTACAACAAGCCCACCCAGGCTGGGCTTTTTGCGCATTTCAAGGCGATCCACGACGCCTGTGGTTTGCCGATCATCATCTACAATATCCCTGGCCGTTCAGTGATCGATATGACCGTCGACACCATGGCCCGGCTGGCTGAGCTGCCACGCATTCAGGGGGTGAAGGATGCGACCAATGATCTGGCTCGCCCACTTGAGACACGCCTGAAAATTGATCGCTTTTTCAACCAGTTGTCCGGTGAAGATGCGACGGCGACAGCATTTTTGGCCCAGGGTGGCCATGGCTGCATTTCGGTGACCGCCAATGTGGCGCCTCGGGCCTGTGCTGAGATGCATGCTGCCTGGGCTGCTGGCAATATTTCGACCATGGTGGACATCCGTGACCGCCTGGCACCGCTGCATGAGGCGCTGTTCACCGAAACGAGCCCTGGCCCGGTCAAATACGCTGCGAAGCTTCTGGGTAAGTGCAGCGACTTCTGCCGTCTGCCATTGGCGCCAATCAGCGATGAAACCAAGGCCAAGGTGGAAGACGCCATGCGCCACGCGCAGCTGATTAACTAGGGCGGCTTGCCGATCGGGTTATGGCGAAGGAAAGCAGTGCGTTGAAGCGCAAGGTGGTGGCGCAAAACCGCCGTGCCCGCTTTGATTACTTTATCGATGAGACCTTAGAGGCCGGCATAATGCTGACCGGCACTGAGGTGAAGTCGCTTCGCTTTGGTCGGGCCTCGATTAATGAGAGCTATGCCTCGGTGGAGGAGGGGGAGCTGTACCTAATCAACGGCTATATCCCTGAATATACTCACGCGCATAAATCCCAGAACCATGAGTCGACCCGGCCGCGAAAGCTGTTGGTATCGAAGAAGCAGCTGAACAACCTAATCGGCCGAACACGAGAGCGGGGGGTAACCCTCGTCCCGATTTCGCTCTACTTCAATCCACGCGGTATGGCGAAGCTAGAGATCGGCGTTGCCCGCGGTAAGAAGCAGCACGATAAGCGTGAGACGATCAAAGAGCGTGATTGGCAGCGCCAGAAGTCGCGGTTGTTAAGGGAAAACTCTTGATAGTTTGGGACAATCCCGTGATCGGCGCTAGACCGGCAATCCGAAAAAATGCCATATTCCGCGCCGCTTAATGATGCATGGTGATCGTTCGCGATCGCCGATTTACACCCCAGTTTTGGCGAGCTTCTATCGATGAAATTGCTGTCCCTTGCAGGTGTGCTCTCAACTGCCAGCATGTTGCTGATGACCTGGCGTGGTGGTCAGAAGGTTGGCGAGGATGAGTTCGGCAATCGCTATTACCGCTCAAAAACCAATGGCGCCCATGGGATGGAGCGACGCTGGGTGATGTATAAGGGCGAGCCGGAGGCCTCCTCAGTACCACCGGGCTGGCATGCGTGGCTGCATCGGCAGGTGCAGGACCCGCCGGAAGAGTCGATCAAGCCATTTGCCAAAAACTGGCAGCAACCGCACCGGCCAAACCCAACTCTGTCGGATGAGGCTTATCGCCCACCGGGCCATGTACTAAGTGGCGGCAAGCGTGATAAGGCGACCGGCGACTACGAAGCCTGGACCCCAGAGTAACCCGCGACGTTTTGAGAAGAACCCATGCGTAACCAAGT
Protein-coding regions in this window:
- a CDS encoding flippase-like domain-containing protein yields the protein MTETATSRWRPPAWLVFGLKVVVSVGLIILLFNQADLGWMASILSFDLIPALLLAGTVLLVQSFGMGYRWHALLSALGLIKDLRWALKQAFIATFFNQCLPSSIGGDGYRVVVAKRAGLDWQPAVSSVLVERYTAVVCLIIVAAIGLIPLTLALTESSLIWLFVTFVVGGFAGALLIAWLAEIAAFQKLPGLLSRLLNAWIVGRVFADMRRVIRSRRLVVILGSAGLINNAANGVAVWIVGQALGVELGLLPYMTIMAMATLITIIPISLAGWGLRDGVAVLLLTAVGVAETEALIISIXYGLALLLSSIPGGVLLWRAVKVEPKAGENNTVEKA
- a CDS encoding threonine/serine dehydratase, with product MLTNPETIETIPFKATAGLSIAAIRAAAHRLEGVAERTPLLNVPMLDKILGGRLFIKAECLQKTGSFKFRGAYNSIAQLSPADRPRGVIAYSSGNHAQGMAAAANMLNTEATIIMPVDVPQLKLRNTVAWGAEVLTYDRPNGEQREEVAQRIIDKTNPVLIRPYDDWHVMAGQGTMGLEITDQLNQQGLEADAVIAPMGGGGMLAGIATAMAATSPDTEIYGAEPHEFNDLQRSLGSGERLTNDKLIGSICDSIMTAAPGELTWTVLRRLAKGSLTVSDAEVLHAMATAFHFFRIVVEPGGAAALAAVLSGRIDIKDKVVVAVCSGGNVDPGIFGQALDMMKPGTDFGGCPAAGILAR
- a CDS encoding alpha/beta hydrolase, whose amino-acid sequence is MTSKLDPTPQTGFEQRYITVGDGLRLAFRDYGSAQAPGPTILCLGGLSRNSRDFHDLALWLKPNHRVICPDYIGRGDSDRAEDAERYQPPRMLGDVLALTTALNLHNLIVVGTSLGGFLTMGLAVLSPTLVRAAVINDAGPDFGNTALERIVDYLGQDHPKPDWETAIHDLKTQFAHLGFEEDQDWRDLAEGSFTAGDDGLLHVSWDTRLVETITNREDGFDLWALFKALGDREVLALRGANSDALLPETFKEMAENLPNITAITVDNRAHTPSLREPIVRENIAAFLERVDHRLMDNEQQNMETPATSASQSAHGT
- a CDS encoding haloacid dehalogenase type II encodes the protein MGNQPIISGIRACVFDAYGTIFDLVSATDRLSASLGDKAGPLGDIWRAKQLQYTWLRSLTDEYTPFWQVTAEALDYAMAQLGIDDDELRSSLMEGYRGLDAYADVAPVLERLRAAGHGTAILSNGSKNMLASGVENANLQHLLDHVLSVDDVGIFKPDHRTYQMACDAFGVGPSEICFLSSNGWDAAGAAGFGFQVAWINRAGLPVERLPARPKAIINSMDGLPAVLGLEAV
- a CDS encoding lytic transglycosylase domain-containing protein gives rise to the protein MEPVNMAAILKASFANNAWLSMAKRCVARTLVPSPLFSKPISAAVSAFALTLFISAPALANVPVPGEKPSFGTSALSTPSAKPPHARWVGPPLPLPKPGASSGRATITGQADTLLGLMLPKLSSEDRRVYRAAFKALDRERWDEAYRLAQQANNGDVAKLINWLRLTKADSRSKRFADIERFLDQHRDWPGQRSLRRAAETTLPDGFSNDQIIAWFRANPPQTLDGTRRYADALLDKNLKDEARTTIRQRWIDGPVPTSQQRSYLKSYGAHLTKADHTARGDRLIWAGHYEAASAMLRYLPREEQLLQTARLRLAEQSPGVDAAINRVPSHLRNDPGLMFERARWRRKRDLNDGAAELLTLAAESVPGRDDKPQVVWWAERDIMARRMLDAGVPGMAYKIAADHEFEPGLEFANLEWLSGWIALRLLEKPSLAAAHFKRLYDNVQTPISKARGSYWAGRAAEASLDANGAFEWYAIASGFNTTFYGQLAANRLQRLNGQTTPAVLDLREEPQVDRERRQAFSRNEFVRLVSALDQIGDNASSQVPIFMSMLRKTAADESDYRMIGELAMALKRPSEAIKTAKEAAKDGYQLAELGYPTLDFRTEPIVETPLIHAIIRQESGFNPLARSRVGALGLMQLMPATAQQVARESGRPHNTTWLLTRPDHNVLMGMIYLNGLIERFDGSYVLAVAAYNAGPTRVDEWIESYGDPRLRAVDVLDWIERLPYRETRNYVQRVLEATQVYRARMGGGKGYVTIDNDLLR
- the dapA gene encoding 4-hydroxy-tetrahydrodipicolinate synthase is translated as MFTGSIPALITPFTEENELDADGFQSFVDWQIKEGSNGVVPCGTTGESPTLGHEEHERVVELCVEAANGRVPVIAGAGSNSTAEAIRFSKHAEQAGADALLIVTPYYNKPTQAGLFAHFKAIHDACGLPIIIYNIPGRSVIDMTVDTMARLAELPRIQGVKDATNDLARPLETRLKIDRFFNQLSGEDATATAFLAQGGHGCISVTANVAPRACAEMHAAWAAGNISTMVDIRDRLAPLHEALFTETSPGPVKYAAKLLGKCSDFCRLPLAPISDETKAKVEDAMRHAQLIN
- the smpB gene encoding SsrA-binding protein SmpB translates to MAKESSALKRKVVAQNRRARFDYFIDETLEAGIMLTGTEVKSLRFGRASINESYASVEEGELYLINGYIPEYTHAHKSQNHESTRPRKLLVSKKQLNNLIGRTRERGVTLVPISLYFNPRGMAKLEIGVARGKKQHDKRETIKERDWQRQKSRLLRENS
- a CDS encoding NADH:ubiquinone oxidoreductase subunit NDUFA12 encodes the protein MKLLSLAGVLSTASMLLMTWRGGQKVGEDEFGNRYYRSKTNGAHGMERRWVMYKGEPEASSVPPGWHAWLHRQVQDPPEESIKPFAKNWQQPHRPNPTLSDEAYRPPGHVLSGGKRDKATGDYEAWTPE